One genomic window of Paraburkholderia phytofirmans PsJN includes the following:
- the cydB gene encoding cytochrome d ubiquinol oxidase subunit II yields MQIDLPVVWAFIIGLGVFIYVMLDGFDLGIGLLFPFFEEKGDRHVMLNTVAPVWDGNETFLVLGGAGLYGAFPVVYSTLLPANYMPLILMVVGLIFRGAAFELRAKAKRTQHAWDLAFIGGSALAALCQGITLGSLLQGIKIADSRFVGEPFDWLSPFSLFCGIGVLMTYATLGCGWLILKTDGELQRKMRELMRPLVIALLATIGIVSLWTVIGLPAVEKRWFGSGQLGWFLPVPILVVLCVWGILRSVRLQHEAMPFLLTLGICFLGYTGLVISIWPYIIPPSLTIWDASSSHSSQLFALVGTVIVLPVILVYNAMQYRVFRGKVREGDPGYH; encoded by the coding sequence ATGCAAATCGATCTTCCCGTTGTCTGGGCGTTCATTATCGGACTTGGCGTCTTTATCTATGTGATGCTCGACGGCTTCGATCTGGGTATCGGCCTGCTGTTTCCATTCTTTGAAGAAAAGGGTGATCGTCACGTCATGCTCAATACCGTCGCCCCCGTTTGGGACGGCAACGAAACGTTTCTGGTCCTTGGCGGCGCCGGCCTCTACGGCGCCTTTCCCGTTGTCTATTCGACGCTCCTGCCGGCCAACTACATGCCGCTGATCCTGATGGTGGTGGGTCTGATTTTTCGCGGCGCGGCGTTCGAACTGCGGGCGAAGGCGAAGCGGACGCAGCACGCATGGGATCTCGCATTTATCGGCGGCTCGGCACTCGCGGCTCTCTGTCAAGGCATTACGTTAGGCTCGCTGCTACAGGGCATCAAGATTGCCGACTCCCGCTTTGTCGGCGAACCGTTCGACTGGCTCTCGCCGTTCAGTCTGTTCTGCGGCATCGGCGTACTGATGACCTATGCGACGCTAGGGTGTGGCTGGCTTATCCTCAAGACGGACGGCGAATTGCAGCGCAAGATGCGAGAGCTGATGCGGCCACTCGTGATCGCTCTGCTGGCGACAATTGGAATCGTCAGCCTGTGGACCGTGATCGGACTGCCCGCGGTGGAGAAGCGCTGGTTTGGCAGCGGGCAACTCGGATGGTTTCTACCCGTGCCGATACTTGTCGTTCTCTGCGTCTGGGGCATTCTCCGCTCGGTGCGACTACAACACGAAGCAATGCCATTCCTTCTCACACTAGGTATCTGTTTTCTCGGTTACACCGGTCTCGTCATCAGTATCTGGCCGTATATCATTCCACCCTCATTGACGATCTGGGATGCTTCGTCGAGTCATTCGAGCCAGCTGTTTGCACTCGTCGGCACCGTCATCGTGCTGCCGGTCATTCTCGTCTATAACGCCATGCAATATCGTGTATTCCGTGGGAAGGTACGTGAAGGAGACCCCGGCTACCATTGA
- a CDS encoding DUF1488 family protein: protein MADTIEGIWVVHLDGHEAVKFGIKVDSVHHFCVVSKKVLHELSPSGGHKSDLVQEFEQHRELIYEKAAAAIRGGLRGEPLQLNAEVFAS, encoded by the coding sequence ATGGCCGATACCATAGAGGGCATCTGGGTCGTACATTTGGACGGACACGAAGCGGTGAAATTCGGCATCAAGGTTGACAGCGTCCATCACTTTTGCGTTGTGAGCAAAAAAGTACTGCACGAGCTATCTCCGTCGGGCGGCCATAAATCCGATCTGGTACAGGAATTCGAGCAGCATCGTGAGCTGATATACGAGAAGGCCGCAGCTGCGATTCGAGGCGGCTTGAGGGGCGAGCCATTGCAGCTGAACGCTGAGGTCTTCGCGTCCTGA
- a CDS encoding Hsp20/alpha crystallin family protein: MTFTRHTIMWEAAVDAIERAERLHRQFFRLAGQRARVPIWEPPIEVFEQDGRLVIVVALPGVPPDVVGLHLDGGTLIVEAERKLPRAFAAGKVHCLEIPYGRFERRIQLPTGRYRLAQRDAEHGCLVLSFERLD; the protein is encoded by the coding sequence GTGACTTTCACTCGCCATACAATCATGTGGGAAGCCGCCGTCGACGCGATTGAGCGTGCAGAGCGGTTGCACAGGCAATTCTTCCGGCTGGCGGGTCAGCGCGCTCGGGTACCCATCTGGGAACCGCCCATTGAGGTGTTCGAACAGGATGGACGGCTTGTGATCGTGGTGGCGCTGCCGGGCGTGCCTCCCGACGTGGTAGGTCTACATCTCGATGGCGGTACGCTGATCGTCGAGGCCGAAAGAAAATTGCCCCGCGCCTTCGCTGCGGGCAAGGTCCATTGCCTGGAAATTCCCTATGGCCGTTTCGAGCGGCGCATCCAGCTTCCAACCGGTCGCTATCGACTGGCGCAGCGCGACGCTGAACACGGATGCCTGGTGCTGAGCTTCGAAAGGCTGGATTGA
- the lon gene encoding endopeptidase La: MSADSENETSESSPAGEATASTSALPDEPLILLPVRNAVLFPGMVLPFTAGRGQVKEDVQAAVKRQQPLGVVLQRDPRVQDPTFDDLNTIGTVANVVRYVTSPEDGAHHLICQGVERFRLIAPVEGLGFRAARVEFLPETTARNPAVDARALVLRQRAGEMIGLLPNAGGELVRALDAIELPGLLADTIAGLLDIPPERKQEILETLDVCKRLDKVLDAVAGRIEVLRLSQEIGEQTRGRIDQRQREMMLREQLRTIQNELGENIESREEVRKLTEAIEAAHMPPEVESHARKELGRLERMPEASSEYSISVSYLEWLTELPWPLPAEAPIDIARARQILDEAHFGLDKVKRRILEYLGVRKLNPHGKAPILCFLGPPGVGKTSLGQSIARALERPFVRVSLGGVHDEAEIRGHRRTYIGAMPGNIIQAIRKAGARNCVMLLDELDKLGQGVHGDPAAAMLEVLDPEQNASFRDNYLGVPFDLSAIVFVATANQIEGIAGPLRDRMEILDLPGYTEAEKFQIAQRFLVPRQLEACGLTAAQCELPDETLRAIIRDYTREAGVRSLERQIGAVFRYVALRVAEDPSTHERIEPDRLSSILGHRRFESEVAMRTSLPGVVTGLAWTPVGGDLLFIEASSTPGGGRLVLTGQLGDVMKESVQAALTLVKSRCESLHIDCSNFDKRDIHVHVPAGAVPKDGPSAGVAMFIAIASLLMGRAVRSDCAVTGEISLRGIVLPVGGIKEKVLAALRGGIKTVLLPARNAPDLEDIPVDARNQMRFVLLETVDDAVREIIEDESVTSSRNVDI; the protein is encoded by the coding sequence ATGAGCGCGGACAGCGAAAACGAGACTTCCGAGTCCAGCCCGGCGGGCGAGGCAACGGCTTCGACATCCGCATTGCCCGATGAGCCCCTGATTCTGCTGCCGGTGCGCAATGCCGTGCTGTTTCCAGGTATGGTGCTGCCGTTTACCGCGGGACGTGGCCAGGTCAAGGAGGACGTGCAGGCCGCCGTCAAACGCCAGCAGCCGCTGGGCGTTGTGTTGCAACGCGATCCGCGGGTACAGGATCCGACATTCGATGACCTGAACACGATTGGCACCGTGGCGAACGTGGTGCGTTACGTCACTAGTCCAGAAGACGGTGCGCATCACCTAATCTGTCAGGGTGTCGAGCGCTTTCGCCTGATCGCGCCAGTGGAAGGTCTCGGCTTTCGGGCAGCGCGAGTCGAGTTCCTGCCCGAGACTACCGCGAGAAATCCCGCCGTCGACGCACGGGCGCTTGTTTTAAGGCAGCGCGCGGGGGAAATGATCGGACTACTGCCCAACGCGGGTGGCGAACTCGTAAGGGCGTTGGATGCCATCGAACTGCCTGGCCTGCTCGCCGACACCATCGCCGGTTTGCTCGACATCCCGCCGGAGCGCAAGCAGGAGATTCTGGAAACGCTCGACGTCTGCAAGCGGCTCGACAAAGTATTGGATGCCGTTGCGGGACGCATCGAAGTGCTTCGTCTGTCGCAGGAAATCGGCGAGCAGACGCGTGGCCGGATCGACCAGCGTCAACGAGAAATGATGCTGCGCGAGCAACTCAGGACCATCCAGAACGAACTCGGCGAGAACATCGAAAGCCGCGAGGAAGTCCGCAAGCTGACGGAGGCAATCGAAGCCGCTCATATGCCACCGGAAGTCGAGTCTCATGCGCGCAAAGAACTCGGCCGGCTGGAGCGGATGCCTGAGGCGTCGTCGGAGTACTCCATAAGCGTGAGCTACCTTGAATGGCTGACCGAACTCCCATGGCCGCTTCCCGCAGAAGCGCCGATCGATATCGCTCGTGCGCGTCAGATACTCGATGAAGCGCATTTCGGCCTGGATAAGGTGAAGCGCCGCATCCTCGAATATCTCGGTGTCAGAAAGCTCAATCCACACGGCAAGGCGCCCATTCTTTGCTTTCTCGGACCGCCGGGAGTCGGCAAGACATCACTGGGCCAGAGCATCGCACGCGCGCTGGAGCGGCCGTTCGTGCGCGTCAGCCTGGGTGGCGTGCATGACGAAGCCGAAATACGTGGCCATCGGCGTACGTATATCGGCGCGATGCCGGGCAACATCATCCAGGCCATCCGCAAAGCGGGGGCGCGCAACTGCGTGATGCTGCTCGACGAACTCGACAAGCTCGGGCAGGGCGTGCACGGCGATCCGGCTGCGGCGATGCTCGAAGTTCTGGACCCGGAGCAGAACGCGTCTTTCCGCGACAATTACCTGGGCGTGCCGTTCGACCTGTCTGCAATCGTGTTCGTGGCCACTGCCAACCAGATCGAAGGTATTGCGGGTCCCTTGCGCGATCGCATGGAGATTCTGGATCTGCCCGGTTACACCGAGGCCGAAAAATTCCAGATCGCGCAGCGCTTTCTCGTTCCGCGTCAACTGGAGGCGTGCGGGCTGACTGCTGCACAGTGCGAACTGCCCGATGAGACGCTGAGGGCCATCATCCGCGACTACACGCGCGAAGCCGGCGTGCGAAGCCTGGAGCGGCAGATCGGCGCAGTGTTTCGCTATGTCGCGTTGCGTGTGGCCGAAGACCCGTCCACACATGAACGGATCGAGCCTGATCGCCTGTCGTCGATTCTGGGCCACCGCCGCTTCGAAAGTGAGGTGGCGATGCGTACGAGCTTGCCGGGCGTAGTCACTGGACTCGCGTGGACGCCGGTTGGCGGCGATCTGCTTTTCATCGAAGCAAGCAGCACGCCGGGCGGCGGCAGGCTCGTGCTGACGGGTCAGTTAGGCGACGTGATGAAGGAAAGTGTCCAGGCCGCGTTGACGCTGGTGAAGTCGCGCTGCGAGTCGCTGCATATCGACTGTTCGAATTTCGACAAGCGCGACATTCACGTTCATGTGCCGGCGGGCGCGGTCCCCAAGGACGGCCCCAGCGCCGGCGTCGCCATGTTCATTGCGATTGCGTCGCTTTTAATGGGGCGAGCGGTGCGCAGCGACTGCGCCGTGACCGGCGAAATCAGCCTGCGGGGCATTGTCTTGCCGGTAGGCGGCATCAAGGAAAAAGTGCTTGCGGCACTGCGTGGCGGCATCAAAACAGTCTTGCTGCCCGCGCGCAATGCCCCCGACCTGGAGGACATTCCTGTCGACGCACGCAACCAGATGCGATTCGTGCTGTTGGAGACCGTGGACGACGCGGTGCGCGAAATTATCGAGGACGAATCGGTGACGTCCAGTCGAAACGTCGATATATGA
- a CDS encoding TOBE domain-containing protein, with amino-acid sequence MRTSARNHFAGHIADVKSGAVNDEVILRTDDGLDIVAIITQGGAASLGLERNSTAFALVKASSVLVLVDFDSHKISARNCIAGTVSAVVKGAVNAEVEISVPEGAKIVSIITNDSVDRLGLAVGKPATAIFKASSVIVGIE; translated from the coding sequence ATGCGTACCAGCGCACGTAATCATTTCGCAGGCCATATCGCCGACGTGAAATCCGGAGCCGTCAATGATGAAGTCATCCTCCGTACAGACGACGGCCTGGATATCGTGGCCATCATTACGCAAGGTGGCGCCGCCTCGTTAGGACTCGAGCGGAACTCGACGGCATTCGCTCTCGTCAAGGCGTCGTCAGTGCTCGTGCTGGTCGACTTCGACAGCCACAAGATATCTGCGAGGAATTGCATTGCAGGAACGGTTTCGGCAGTCGTCAAAGGCGCCGTGAATGCGGAGGTTGAGATCAGCGTGCCGGAAGGCGCGAAAATCGTTTCAATCATAACCAACGACAGTGTGGATCGCCTTGGTCTCGCCGTCGGAAAGCCTGCGACTGCCATCTTCAAGGCCTCCAGCGTAATTGTCGGAATCGAATGA
- a CDS encoding cytochrome ubiquinol oxidase subunit I — MEIFDAFHLARLQFAFTVSFHIVFPAISIGMASFLAVLEWRFLLTGDKAYKDMYLFWSRIFAVGFGMGVVSGVVMAYEFGTNWSGFSLVAGNITGPLLTYEVLTAFFLEAGFLGIMLFGWHRVSPRAHFFATFMVAVGTLISTFWILASNSFMQTPQGFAMENGRIVPVDWFKVIFNPSFPFRLAHMTIAAFIVAAFIVAACGAWHLLHGRRDVPVKRSFSMALWMLLVLTPIQIFVGDAHGLNTREYQPVKIAAIEGLWETEHGGTALNLFGLPDMDAEVTRYAIQVPHLGSLILTHSWDGEIRGMKEFPPEDRPYSPIVFWTFRIMAGLGMLMLLTAVVGLLLRRNGRLYEADWYQWFVLCMGPSGIVALLAGWITTEVGRQPWTVYGVVRTVDSVSPIGSQQAGVTLLMLVIVYFLVFGTGVYYMLKMMKAGPSAGLETRESLKYPELHNRALDVLEGE, encoded by the coding sequence ATGGAAATCTTCGACGCGTTTCATCTCGCCAGGTTGCAGTTTGCGTTCACAGTTTCATTTCATATCGTCTTCCCGGCGATCAGTATAGGCATGGCCAGCTTCCTCGCCGTGCTGGAATGGCGCTTCTTGCTGACGGGCGACAAAGCCTACAAGGACATGTACCTGTTCTGGTCGCGGATTTTCGCCGTCGGCTTCGGAATGGGCGTCGTCTCCGGGGTCGTGATGGCCTATGAATTCGGCACGAACTGGAGCGGATTCTCCCTGGTTGCTGGCAACATCACCGGACCGCTACTGACTTATGAAGTTCTCACTGCTTTCTTTCTGGAGGCCGGTTTTCTCGGGATCATGCTGTTCGGCTGGCATCGCGTAAGTCCTCGTGCACATTTCTTTGCTACGTTCATGGTCGCAGTGGGGACGCTGATTTCGACGTTCTGGATTCTGGCTTCGAACAGCTTCATGCAAACGCCGCAGGGATTCGCCATGGAAAATGGCCGCATTGTCCCTGTAGATTGGTTCAAGGTGATTTTCAATCCATCGTTTCCCTTCCGGCTTGCGCACATGACCATTGCTGCGTTCATCGTCGCAGCCTTCATCGTTGCCGCTTGCGGTGCGTGGCACCTGCTCCATGGACGGCGCGACGTGCCGGTTAAGCGTAGCTTTTCAATGGCGTTGTGGATGCTGCTGGTGCTCACACCAATACAGATATTCGTCGGTGACGCACACGGCCTGAACACGCGCGAGTATCAGCCAGTGAAGATCGCAGCCATCGAAGGTTTGTGGGAAACCGAGCATGGCGGCACCGCACTGAACCTGTTCGGATTGCCCGATATGGACGCGGAGGTCACTCGATACGCGATCCAGGTGCCTCACCTCGGCAGTCTGATCTTGACACATAGTTGGGACGGAGAGATTCGCGGAATGAAAGAGTTTCCGCCGGAGGATCGCCCGTATTCACCAATCGTGTTCTGGACGTTCCGCATCATGGCCGGTCTCGGCATGCTAATGCTATTGACCGCGGTCGTCGGCCTCCTGCTGAGACGGAACGGCAGACTCTACGAAGCTGACTGGTATCAATGGTTTGTGTTGTGCATGGGGCCGTCCGGCATCGTGGCCCTGTTAGCCGGATGGATCACGACGGAGGTCGGCCGACAGCCCTGGACAGTTTATGGCGTGGTGCGCACGGTGGACTCCGTGTCGCCGATTGGTAGCCAGCAAGCGGGCGTTACTTTGTTGATGTTGGTCATCGTCTACTTCCTTGTGTTTGGCACGGGCGTCTATTACATGCTGAAGATGATGAAGGCAGGTCCTTCCGCGGGGTTGGAGACACGCGAGTCGCTGAAGTACCCCGAATTGCACAATCGTGCCCTGGACGTGCTGGAAGGAGAATGA